Sequence from the Arthrobacter pigmenti genome:
TCACTCCCGGCAGCGTCGCGGTGGCGGTCATCAAGGCCACAACGGTTATTGTCCAAACCCCCGAAGGGAAGTTCTGAGATGAACGTGCGTACCCGAGTGATCACGGGCGCTGCGGCCCTGGTTGTCCTTGCCGGCTGCGGCACTCAGCCCGCGAGCGAAGACAACAGCACGACGGCGGCGGAGGGACTGAGCGGCACCGTCACGGTGTTCGCGGCCGCCTCCCTGAAGGACACGTTCACCGCAATAGCTGATGAGTTCGAGGACCGGAATCCAAACGCCACGGTGCAGCTCAGCTTCGCCGGTTCCTCCGACCTGGTCACGCAGATCACAGCCGGCGCCCCTGCCGATGTCTTCGCATCGGCCAATACGGCGAATATGGACAAGTTGACCGACGCCGGCCTCGTAGCGGGCGCACCCGTGGATTTCGCCACCAACACGCTCATGATCGCGGTCCCGGCCGGAAATCCGGCCGGCATCACCGGGCTGGTGGACCTGGCAGACCCTGCGCTGGATGTGGTGGTCTGCGCGCCACAGGTGCCGTGTGGCTCTGCCACTGTGACGGTGGAGGAAGCATCCGGAACGGACATCCCGGCGGTCAGCGAGGAATCCTCGGTTACCGATGTTCTGGGCAAGGTAACCTCCGGGCAGGCGGACGCCGGTTTGGTCTATGTGACAGATGTCGCCGCTGCCGGTGACGCAGTGGAAGGCATCGAATTCGAGGAGTCAGCCGAAGCCGTGAATGTCTACCCGATCTCCGCGGTGGAGGGCGGTAATCAGGAACTCGCTGAGGCGTTCATTGATCTGGTGACGGGCGCGGAAGGACAGGAGATCCTCACGCAGGCCGGGTTCGCGAAACCGTGATGTCGGGCCACGCCCCCACGGGTGTCCCCCGCTGGGTCCTCGCGGTGGCGGGTGTCGGCGCACTGTTTGTGATCATCCCACTGCTGGCGATCGTCCTCCGGGTCGACTGGGCTCAGTTCGGTGCCCTGATCACCACGGACTCCTCGCGGGCCGCGCTCCTGCTCAGCTTGCAGACGTCCGCCGCGAGCACGCTGGCATGCATTGTGTTCGGGGTTCCGATGGCGTTTGCCCTGGCGAGAACCAGCTTCCGCGGCCAACGGGTGCTGCGTGCGCTCGTTCTGCTCCCGCTGGTCCTCCCGCCGGTAGTTGGCGGCATCGCACTGCTGTACACCTTCGGCAGGCAGGGCCTCCTTGGAGAGTCGCTGACCATGCTCGGGGTGGATATCGCGTTCTCGACCACCGCCGTCGTGCTGGCGCAGACCTTCGTGGCGCTGCCGTTCCTGGTCCTGAGCCTGGAGGGTGCGCTCCGAACTGCCGGCACACGGTATGAGGCCGTCGCCGCGACACTTGGCGCGCGCCCCACCACCGTGCTGCGCCGCGTCAGCCTCCCGCTGGTCCTCCCGGGCATCGTCTCGGGGGCTGTGTTGTCCTTCGCCCGCGCCCTCGGCGAGTTCGGCGCGACACTCACCTTCGCCGGAAGCCTCCAGGGCGTGACGCGCACCCTGCCCCTGGAAATCTACCTTCAGCGAGAGACCGACGCCGACGCCGCCGTCGCGCTTTCCCTCGTCCTTGTCGCCGTGGCCGTCCTGGTGGTCGGCCTCGCGCACCGGGTACAGGACGGACGTCCGCAATGACCCTCGAACTCGCAGCACGTGTTCCCGCGCGCAACTTCGACGTCCGGTTCGCTCTGGCCCCAGGCGAAACGGTGGCCGTCATGGGACCCAACGGCGCGGGGAAGTCGACCCTGCTCGGCGTCCTCTCAGGCCTGATCAAGCCCGACGACGGCGCTGCCACCCTGGGCGGCCACGTCCTCTTCTCCAGTCGGGAATGGGTCCCGCCGCACGCGCGCGGGGTGGCGCTCCTTGCCCAGGACGCGCTCTTGTTTCCGCACCTGTCGGTCCTGGAAAACGTTGCGTTCGGCCCCCGCTGCGCCGGTGCGTCCCGCGCCGTGGCAAGGGATTCGGCACGGCGCTGGCTGGGTGAGGTGGAGGCCCTCGACCTCGCGGACCGCCGCCCGGTAAGCCTGTCCGGGGGCCAGGCGCAGCGCGTGGCCGTTGCGCGTGCCCTTGCCACGGAACCCGATCTCCTGCTGCTCGATGAACCGTTGTCCGCCCTGGACATTTCAGTGGCGCCACTGCTGCGGCGGACCCTTCGCCGCGTTCTCAAAGGGCGCAGCGCGGTGATCGTCACCCACGACATCGTGGACGCCCTCCTGCTCGCAGACCGGGTGGTGGTCATCGACAACGGGCGGATTGTGGAGGATGGGCCTACCCGCACGGTGCTCGAGGAACCGAGGAGCAGCTTCGCGGCGGGACTTGCGGGACTGAACCTCGTGACCGGACAAACAGTGGCGGATGGACTCACGGCACCCGACGGCGTCCACCTGGCAGCGTTGACCGAGCCGCCGTTGCCGGAGGGAGAAGAGGCGGCAGCGATTTTCAGTCCACGGGCAGTCGCTGTGCATCGGGACCACCCAACAGGTAGCCCACGCAATGTGCTCCCGGTGACAATTACCGATCTGGAACCGCACGGCGGCCGAACAACGGTGCGCGCCGGACACCTGAGCGCCGAAATCACCACTGCCGCAGCGGCGGAGCTGGATCTGCTGCCCGGGATGGAAGTTTTCTTCAGCGTGAAGTCGACGGAGGTCAGCCTCTACCTTCGCTGAGAAGTCAGCTGGTAATCAGGTTTATAGCGCTGGAGCCGCTTTGCCCTGCTCGGCGGCATGAGCACCCGCAGCCTCGGACATGAGGTCCCGGTCATCGAGTTCCTCGTCGAGTTCTTCATGCCGCTGCTCAGTCTCGGGGTCCGGTTCGCCGTCCTCGACGTACTCGACCTCAAGTTGGCGGTGGACCTTGCTGTTCAGGACTTCCACCTGACTGTCCTTGAGTTGGTTCAGGTCCTCAGGGAACGGGTCTTCGGGTTTGATCCGGCTCTTGCCCACGATGCGCCCCTAATCCTCGACTGGCATTGAGACTCGATTCTACGACGGTCACAGGGTCATAGTCGCCTTAGTCGTCTTTCTCCTTGAGCCGCTTCAGTACAGCCTTGGGAACGAACTGCGAGATGTCGCCGCCGAGTGCTGACACTTCCTTCAGCAGGGTTGAGGAGAGATGCGAATAGCTCGCCTCAGCCGGAATGAACACGGTTTCGACGCCGGTGAGCTGGCGGTTCATCGCGGCCATGGGCAATTCGTAGTCGAAATCCTGGCTGGAGCGCAGTCCCTTGACGATGAGGTTGGCGCCGTGCTCACGGCAGAACTCCGCAAGCAGTCCGTCGCCCATGGGAATAACGGAGACACCGCGCAGGTACGTGAGCGTTTCGTTAGCGATGTCCAACCGGTCCTCAATGGAGAAGCGGTATTTCTTGGCGTAGTTGGTGGAGACAGCAACAATCACCTCGTCGAAGAGGCTGGCCGCGCGCGCGATGATCTCCAGGTGACCATTGTGGATGGGGTCAAAGGATCCAGGGCAGACGGCGCGGCGCATACGTCGAATCTATCGCGTACCCGGCCTAAATACCGGGCTTGTGAACCAAACGTGTCCGCCAGGGATGCGTTTTGGTGCACCCGGGGAGGCGTTCGACATACTGGAGGACATGAACGCCCACCTCTCCCCCTGGCAGCGCACTGCGCGCGGTGCGAACCTCCTCTCCGCTGACGGGCAACTGGGAACCGTCATCTTCGAAGAGATCACTGCGCTCGCAGCCACGCACGAGGCCATCAACCTCGGCCAGGGCTACCCCGATGAAGATGGCCCGGATCTCATCCTCGACCTTGCCCGCACAAACATTGCATCAGGGATGAACCAGTACGCACCCGGACGGGGGTTGCCGGTCCTGCGTGAGGCAATCGCTGCCCACCAGGAGCGCTTCTACGGCCTGAACGTGGATCCGGAACGTGAAGTGGTCGTGTCCACCGGTGCCACCGAGGCCATCGCGGCGTCCATCCTCTCCCTGGCCGGCCCAGGTGATGAGGTGCTCACCTTTGAGCCGTTCTACGATTCCTACGGCGCCATCATCGGGTTGAGCGGCGCCCGCCACACCACCGTCCCGCTGCTGGCGCCGGACTTCCAGCCGGACCTGGCAGCCCTGGAACGCGCAGTGAATGAACGCACCCGGGTGATCGTGGTCAATAACCCGCACAATCCGATGGGCACTGTGTTCTCCCGCGAGGTCCTGGCGCGCATTGTAGAAGTAGCCGAACGGCACGGTGCGATCATCGTCACCGACGAGGTCTATGAACACCTGACGTTCGGCGCGCGGCACATTCCTGTCGCGACGCTGCCGGGTGCCTGGGATCGCACCATCACCATTTCCTCGGCCGGCAAGACGTTCTCGGTGACCGGCTGGAAGATCGGCTGGTTGACCGGCCCGGCGCACCTGGTCGAGTCCGTCCGAACAGTGAAATCCTTCCTCAGCTACAGTTCCGGCACACCCTTCCAGGGTGCGGTGGCGGCCGGCCTTGGACTCGATGATGAGTTCTACCGCGGTATCGCCGAAAACCTGCAGCGCAAACGCGATTTGCTCAATCCGGGGCTGCAAGCGGCCGGGTTCGAGGTCTACACCCCGCAGGGGACCTACTTCACCGTGGTTGACGCCGCGCCGCTCGGGGTCACCGACGCCACCGAGCTGGCCCGCCGCCTGCCCAAACTCGTCGGAGTCGCTGCGATACCCGTTCCCGTGTTCTGCCACGAGGAAGGGGCCCGGCGCACCCGTTCCCTCCTGCGGTTCGCATTCTGCAAGAAAGATGACGTGCTCGCCGAAGCTGCCGAACGCCTCTCCACCCTCCGCCAACACCTGTGAGCGTTCCGACGCGTTTCCTCAGGAACGCCGGAGCGCATGCGGAGATTGACCGCGACGCCTTCAACGACGGCGCGTTCATCCTGAGCATCGGAGGGGCGCAGCAGTCCCACGTGGACCTGGCGGACCCCGGGCACGTGTTCTACGAGTACCTGCGGCGGATCGCGAACGTCCTGGACGTCTTCAGACCGGCCGCCGAGCCCATCCGTGTTCTTCACCTCGGCGCTGGAGCGCTGACCCTTCCACGGTATGTGCAGGCCACGCGGCCCGGCTCCGAACAGGTTGCGGTCGAGCGCGAGCGGGAACTCCTCGGTTTCGTCCTCGAACACCTACCGCTCCCGGAGGGCACCCGGTGCTCGCTGCTGATCGAGGACGCCCGCGACACCCTCGCTTCCGCCGATCCCGGTGCCTTCGACGCCGTCGTCCTCGATGTTTTCTCCGGCGCGGACGGCGCCACTGAGCTGGCCACTCCCGAGTTTTACCACCTGTTGACCTCTGTGGTTGCTGCGCAGGGTGTGGTGCTGGTCAATGTCGGTGACGATCCTCCATTCACATTTGCCCGCGAACAGGCGCGGATGCTCCAGGACACCGGGTACGACGTCGCCGCGCTGGGCGAGGTGGGCATGTTCAGCGGGCGGCACTCGGGCAACATTGTCCTCGCCGCCACGACCCGTTGGCGGCCCGAATGGACGCCGGCGCTGATCGCCGCTGGGCCACATCCGGCGGCAGCGCTGACCGGCGCTGAGTACGAGCATTTCGCCCGCGGAAACCGCTGATTTACGCGCAGTTATCATGCGCTATTGAACTGCTGAAAAAGGCCGCGCACAGCAGTACCGTTGAAGGACAAGCACGGATAAAAGCAGTTTCGAGAACGCCGTAATGATGGAGGAATCATGACCACGGAAATCACCGAAGTATCCGACTGCACCGTCCACAATTGCGCCTTCAACCACGACGGCTGCACCGCCTACGCCATCACGGTCAGCGGCAGCCCTGAGCACGCTTCCTGCGCCACGTTCATCGACACTTCCGAAACCGGTGGATTGCCCATGGTGCTTGCTCACGTGGGCGCCTGTCAGCGCAACGAGTGCGTTCACAACAGCCACCTGATGTGCCAGAAGCACGATGTGAAGATCGGCTCAGGCGCTGACCTCGCGGACTGCCTTTCCTACGAAGCACGTCAGGGCTCAGCACTGTAGTACCTCAGTCCATGAGAGCTCTCTCATGAACGGCTCACCAACATCTCATAGCGGGCTGGCTAAATGGGAACCCTGCGGCACACACCACGCTGCGGGGAAAGTTGGGGCCGATCATGGCACGGGAAAAACGCCGCACACTGCGCGTCATTCTGTACTCGCACGATTCGCAGGGCCTGGGCCACACACGGCGTAACCTCGCTCTGGCCCACGCCCTCACCAACGGTCTCAAGGAATCCGGCCGAGAGGTCAGCGGGGTGTTGGTCACCGGAGTTGCAGGGGCCACCCGGTTTGACCCGCCCGAGGGTTGGGACTGGGTTGTGGTGCCCGGGATCACCAAGGGCACAGACGGCTACCTCCCGCGAAACCTCGCCATCAAACAGAAGAAGCTCATCAAGCTGAGGTCCTCGCTGATCGGGGCGGTACTCGAAGACTTCCGTCCCCACCTAGTTGTCATCGACCGGCATCCGTTCGGTGTGGACCACGAACTCGCCGACGGGTTGGACCGCCTGCGCCGGAAGCGTCCTGGCTGCCGGGTTGTCCTCGGCCTCCGCGAAGTTCTCGACCGTCCGGCCACAGCACGCAAGGAATGGGACGCCCTGGACCTCAACCAGGTGCGCGACGACTTCGACGAGTTATGGGTCTACGGTGATCCCGAGGTCCACAATCCGGTGCACACCGGTGAGATCCCGCCCGAACTTACGCACCTCGTGCGGCATACCGGGTACTTATCCGCGGGCCGTCCGGTCCGGCGTCGTACCAGCAGCACCGGCGTCCCCTATGTGGTGACCATGGCAGGCGGAGGCTCGGACGGCCTTGACGTCCTGTTGACCGCGGCCCGCGCAGCTGTCCCGGCAGGTCACGAACATCTCATCATCACCGGCCCGCAGATGCCCAAGGCGCACCGCGCGCAGATCGAAGCGGCTGCCCAGCCCGGCACCGAAGTGCTTGGGTCTGTGCGGGACGCCCTCTCGGAAATCCGGGACG
This genomic interval carries:
- the modA gene encoding molybdate ABC transporter substrate-binding protein, with translation MNVRTRVITGAAALVVLAGCGTQPASEDNSTTAAEGLSGTVTVFAAASLKDTFTAIADEFEDRNPNATVQLSFAGSSDLVTQITAGAPADVFASANTANMDKLTDAGLVAGAPVDFATNTLMIAVPAGNPAGITGLVDLADPALDVVVCAPQVPCGSATVTVEEASGTDIPAVSEESSVTDVLGKVTSGQADAGLVYVTDVAAAGDAVEGIEFEESAEAVNVYPISAVEGGNQELAEAFIDLVTGAEGQEILTQAGFAKP
- a CDS encoding ABC transporter permease, producing MSGHAPTGVPRWVLAVAGVGALFVIIPLLAIVLRVDWAQFGALITTDSSRAALLLSLQTSAASTLACIVFGVPMAFALARTSFRGQRVLRALVLLPLVLPPVVGGIALLYTFGRQGLLGESLTMLGVDIAFSTTAVVLAQTFVALPFLVLSLEGALRTAGTRYEAVAATLGARPTTVLRRVSLPLVLPGIVSGAVLSFARALGEFGATLTFAGSLQGVTRTLPLEIYLQRETDADAAVALSLVLVAVAVLVVGLAHRVQDGRPQ
- a CDS encoding sulfate/molybdate ABC transporter ATP-binding protein; its protein translation is MTLELAARVPARNFDVRFALAPGETVAVMGPNGAGKSTLLGVLSGLIKPDDGAATLGGHVLFSSREWVPPHARGVALLAQDALLFPHLSVLENVAFGPRCAGASRAVARDSARRWLGEVEALDLADRRPVSLSGGQAQRVAVARALATEPDLLLLDEPLSALDISVAPLLRRTLRRVLKGRSAVIVTHDIVDALLLADRVVVIDNGRIVEDGPTRTVLEEPRSSFAAGLAGLNLVTGQTVADGLTAPDGVHLAALTEPPLPEGEEAAAIFSPRAVAVHRDHPTGSPRNVLPVTITDLEPHGGRTTVRAGHLSAEITTAAAAELDLLPGMEVFFSVKSTEVSLYLR
- the coaD gene encoding pantetheine-phosphate adenylyltransferase → MRRAVCPGSFDPIHNGHLEIIARAASLFDEVIVAVSTNYAKKYRFSIEDRLDIANETLTYLRGVSVIPMGDGLLAEFCREHGANLIVKGLRSSQDFDYELPMAAMNRQLTGVETVFIPAEASYSHLSSTLLKEVSALGGDISQFVPKAVLKRLKEKDD
- a CDS encoding aminotransferase class I/II-fold pyridoxal phosphate-dependent enzyme, producing MNAHLSPWQRTARGANLLSADGQLGTVIFEEITALAATHEAINLGQGYPDEDGPDLILDLARTNIASGMNQYAPGRGLPVLREAIAAHQERFYGLNVDPEREVVVSTGATEAIAASILSLAGPGDEVLTFEPFYDSYGAIIGLSGARHTTVPLLAPDFQPDLAALERAVNERTRVIVVNNPHNPMGTVFSREVLARIVEVAERHGAIIVTDEVYEHLTFGARHIPVATLPGAWDRTITISSAGKTFSVTGWKIGWLTGPAHLVESVRTVKSFLSYSSGTPFQGAVAAGLGLDDEFYRGIAENLQRKRDLLNPGLQAAGFEVYTPQGTYFTVVDAAPLGVTDATELARRLPKLVGVAAIPVPVFCHEEGARRTRSLLRFAFCKKDDVLAEAAERLSTLRQHL
- a CDS encoding fused MFS/spermidine synthase, with amino-acid sequence MSVPTRFLRNAGAHAEIDRDAFNDGAFILSIGGAQQSHVDLADPGHVFYEYLRRIANVLDVFRPAAEPIRVLHLGAGALTLPRYVQATRPGSEQVAVERERELLGFVLEHLPLPEGTRCSLLIEDARDTLASADPGAFDAVVLDVFSGADGATELATPEFYHLLTSVVAAQGVVLVNVGDDPPFTFAREQARMLQDTGYDVAALGEVGMFSGRHSGNIVLAATTRWRPEWTPALIAAGPHPAAALTGAEYEHFARGNR
- a CDS encoding DUF1540 domain-containing protein, yielding MTTEITEVSDCTVHNCAFNHDGCTAYAITVSGSPEHASCATFIDTSETGGLPMVLAHVGACQRNECVHNSHLMCQKHDVKIGSGADLADCLSYEARQGSAL
- a CDS encoding glycosyltransferase family protein, encoding MAREKRRTLRVILYSHDSQGLGHTRRNLALAHALTNGLKESGREVSGVLVTGVAGATRFDPPEGWDWVVVPGITKGTDGYLPRNLAIKQKKLIKLRSSLIGAVLEDFRPHLVVIDRHPFGVDHELADGLDRLRRKRPGCRVVLGLREVLDRPATARKEWDALDLNQVRDDFDELWVYGDPEVHNPVHTGEIPPELTHLVRHTGYLSAGRPVRRRTSSTGVPYVVTMAGGGSDGLDVLLTAARAAVPAGHEHLIITGPQMPKAHRAQIEAAAQPGTEVLGSVRDALSEIRDAAAVVAMGGYNTVCEIMSTTTPALIVPRVHPRREQLIRARSLARHQLLDFCHPDQFTPNALSTWLGDVAGTQVQRTGVKLDGLASASRFADELLTAPGAITHNSTDWQHHAAG